One Kitasatospora sp. MAP12-44 DNA segment encodes these proteins:
- the pyrE gene encoding orotate phosphoribosyltransferase has protein sequence MTRSELASRIRSVSHLTGEFILRSGRTATEYFDKYRFEGDPVLLDAIAKEMAALVPADTEVLAGLEMGGIPVVTALGRHTGLPCAFVRKQAKEYGTCRLAEGSDIVGRRVLVVEDVVTSGGQIVLSTADLRALGADVREALCVIDREQGGAEALGAEGIDLLSLLTATDLRAAV, from the coding sequence GTGACGCGCTCAGAGCTTGCCAGCCGAATTCGTTCCGTTTCTCACCTCACTGGTGAGTTCATCCTTCGATCAGGACGGACTGCCACCGAGTACTTCGACAAGTACCGTTTCGAGGGCGATCCTGTTCTTCTGGATGCCATTGCCAAAGAGATGGCCGCGTTGGTGCCGGCTGACACCGAGGTGCTGGCCGGGTTGGAGATGGGCGGCATCCCTGTGGTCACCGCTCTCGGCCGACACACGGGCTTGCCGTGCGCTTTCGTCCGTAAGCAGGCCAAGGAATATGGCACTTGCCGCCTCGCCGAGGGCTCGGACATCGTGGGCCGGCGTGTGCTGGTGGTGGAAGACGTGGTCACGAGCGGCGGACAGATCGTGCTCTCGACTGCCGACCTGCGTGCGTTGGGGGCCGATGTGCGTGAGGCGCTTTGTGTCATCGACCGCGAACAGGGCGGCGCCGAGGCTCTTGGGGCCGAGGGGATCGACCTGCTGTCGCTGCTGACGGCCACCGACCTGCGTGCCGCTGTCTGA
- a CDS encoding helix-turn-helix transcriptional regulator, with translation MDDTIRHPLAYARDLRGWSQSDLALQMDRAARRHGLRSGADKAAVSKWENWRKGPNAETQIWIAEAFEVPTEDVELFDWPDWLPGHDVPLPLGSAYTVQALREAQRTAMDRRNFMTLSAVSLAGLAAQWARIEPDRLTTALNGKVVDTELVNWLEDTSAQLTALPTEQRQHTARLMDAHLATVTDLIDAGRYTEPTGKRLHVLAASLATTCGWHRFDQSRHSAAGRLWASALQSAHAADARDFGAGVLSDFAYQSNWLGKPNISVDLLGNALSRTEHPTARSLLFLRRARAHAALGESSDCYRDLAAAETALSVTAANPAPGWCAWMSPADLAVDSGQCMLDLGQTDLAHARITEGKRLLPRARDKTRGIFLTYEARNLLKAREVEQALAVTNESLDLATRIGAERCVTLVRELAPAFKPYRQVDGVPEFLERLRAS, from the coding sequence GTGGATGACACGATCCGGCACCCCCTCGCCTACGCACGCGACCTGCGCGGCTGGTCGCAGTCAGACCTCGCCCTGCAGATGGACCGGGCGGCCCGCAGACATGGGCTCCGCTCCGGCGCGGACAAGGCTGCCGTCAGCAAGTGGGAGAACTGGCGCAAGGGCCCCAATGCGGAGACCCAGATCTGGATCGCCGAAGCCTTCGAAGTCCCCACAGAGGACGTCGAGTTGTTCGACTGGCCGGACTGGCTGCCCGGCCACGACGTTCCTCTGCCGCTGGGCTCCGCGTACACCGTCCAAGCACTTCGAGAGGCTCAGAGAACCGCGATGGATCGCCGCAACTTCATGACCCTCAGCGCCGTTTCACTGGCCGGCCTCGCCGCTCAGTGGGCGCGCATCGAGCCAGACCGCCTGACCACAGCCCTGAACGGCAAGGTCGTGGACACGGAGCTGGTCAACTGGCTGGAAGACACCAGCGCGCAGCTGACGGCCCTGCCGACCGAGCAGCGCCAGCACACCGCCCGGCTGATGGACGCCCACCTCGCCACCGTCACCGACCTGATCGACGCCGGCCGGTACACCGAGCCGACCGGCAAACGTCTGCACGTCCTGGCCGCGTCCCTGGCCACCACCTGCGGCTGGCACCGATTCGACCAGAGCCGGCACTCGGCCGCGGGCCGCCTATGGGCCTCGGCCCTGCAGAGCGCACATGCCGCCGACGCCCGCGACTTCGGGGCCGGAGTCCTGTCCGACTTCGCCTACCAGTCGAACTGGCTCGGCAAGCCCAACATCTCCGTGGACCTCCTCGGCAACGCGCTGTCCCGTACGGAGCATCCCACCGCCAGGTCCCTACTGTTCCTCCGCCGTGCTCGGGCACACGCCGCGCTCGGTGAAAGCTCCGACTGCTACCGGGACCTGGCGGCTGCCGAGACCGCGTTGTCTGTCACCGCCGCCAACCCGGCTCCCGGCTGGTGCGCGTGGATGAGCCCGGCCGACCTCGCCGTCGATTCCGGCCAGTGCATGCTCGACCTCGGACAGACCGACCTCGCGCACGCCCGCATCACCGAAGGCAAGCGCCTGCTGCCGCGTGCCCGGGACAAGACGCGCGGGATCTTCCTCACCTACGAGGCCCGCAACCTCCTCAAAGCCCGCGAGGTCGAACAGGCCCTCGCCGTCACCAACGAATCCCTCGACCTCGCCACCCGCATCGGCGCCGAGCGATGCGTCACCCTGGTCCGCGAACTCGCGCCGGCCTTCAAGCCCTACCGCCAGGTGGACGGCGTCCCGGAATTCCTGGAGCGACTCAGGGCCAGCTGA